ATGTTCAGATCGGTACCTATACGGTGCGGGCTTCAAGATTCGGATATAATGACGGCGTGACCGCTGATTTTGTGGTCGAGACCGACAGCACTGAAGTGGCAAGTTTTAGTTTAACTCATCCGGAAATTGCGCTTTCCGCGAACAGTCTGATTTTCAATATTCCCGGTGATCCTGCCGAGCAAACGTTGGATATTCAAAATGACGGGAACGGGCCGCTTGACTTCAGAATTACTTCTGAATATCAAGCTTTGGACGATGAACACGGTAAATGGTCGACTGTCGCTCGAAATAACGTTTCGGAAGAAACCGGAGACTCGCAAATCATGGGCTGCGCATTTGACGGCCATCGTTGGGTTGTCAGTGGCGGCAACGGCCCCACGGGCGCGAATCATTTCTACTACTACGATTTGAACGGCAACTATATTGGATCGGCAGAACAGCCCACGTCAACCCAGTTTGGCTACTATGACCTTGCATTTGACGGACAGTACATCTATGGCGGAACGGACGGACTTCAGGGAATTCAGGGTGTCAACTACTCTGGCGAACTTCGAACCACAATTCCAGTATCACAAGTCAGTCCGGCTCGCTGCATAGCATATGATCCGGCGCTGGATCGATTCTGGGTTTCGGACTATAGCACGGATATTTTCTGTATCGACCGCGACGGCAACGAAATTCTCCGCTTTTCGGACAATCTTGATAAGACCGGACTTGCTTGGTATGCGGACGATCCGGACGGCTACAAACTGTACGTTTTCCATTTGACCTCCGGAACCGGCGGTACCCAAATCAGCAAGATCCATCCCGCGACCGGCGCAGTCCTGCCAGCCACGGTCTTTTCCCAACAAGCGGGTGATCGTGCGGGCGGATGCGACATTACGTCAGATTGGAATAGCATGCTCACCGTGTTTGGTGGAGTGTTTCAGAATCCACAGGGCGACCGTTTGGAGATGCACCAAATGAAGTTCCACACCGAGTGGCTTGGAGTGACGCCATTGAATTCATCCGTGCTTCCCCAAAGTTCACGCGACGTCTCAGTTACCGTGGATGCGACGAACTTACGCGACTTGACATACCACGTTAACCTGTTCGTGCACAACAACTCGACGGACAGTCTGATTGTTGTGCCGTTAGCTCTGACGCGAACGCTTGCGGCTGATCCGCCTGCTCCAGCCGTCCCACTTGAGTTTACTTTGTATCAGAATTATCCCAATCCGTTCAACCCGTCGACGCAGATAAAGTTCGACCTGATTGAAGCCGGACTAACTTCACTGAGAATTTTCAATGTTCTCGGTCAAGAGGTGTCCGCTCCAATCAACGCCGAAATGATGACGCCGGGACAGCATTTGATCAACATCGATATGAATGGCCTGCCGTCTGGCGTTTATTTGTATAGAATAGAAAGCGGCAGTTTCGCGGAAACGAAGAAAATGGTTCTGATGAAATAGCTGGATCGACAGCAGACAAAAAAAGCGCGGACTCGTGTGAGTCCGCGCTTTTCTTTTGTGTAATACTGGATTCTTAGTCCCGACTTCCGCGCAAAATGATTAGCCGCAGCATTTGCAACAGCGACATTGTGGCCGCAGCGACATACGTCCAAGCGGCGGCGTTCAAGACTTTCTTCGCTCCTTGTACTTCATCGGGCGCAAGAAACGTCCCGTTGCCGAGGATGGCGATTGCACGGCGGGAAGCGTCAAACTCGACGGGCAGCGTAATCAAGTGAAAAATCACGGCTCCGGCGAAGAACAAAATCCCCAAGTCCATTAGCCAACTAATCGACGGCACGAGCAAGCCGATGAAGAACAACGGCATCGCGGCCATGCTGCCAATATTGGCCGCAGGAACAAGCGACGCACGCAATGACATCGGCGCGTATCCAACTTTGTGCTGAAGGGCATGGCCGACTTCATGCGCGGCTACAGCAAGTGCAGACAGACTCGTTGACCCGTATATCCCCTCAGACAACCTGACCTTGCGGTCGTTGGGATGATAGTGGTCCGTAAGCTGGCCGGCGATGGGTTCAACTTCCACGTCCTGCAGACCGTTTTGGTCGAGAATCCTGCGCGCCACCTGCTGCCCGGTCATGCCCAGCCGTGAACGTACCTCACTGAACTGTTGGTATGTTCCGCGCACCTTGTGCTGTGCCCACATGGCCAGACCAAGCGCAGGCAAAATCAACACCATCGTCCAGTCAAAAAAGAACGGAAACATCTAAGTTTTTGGTCTCCAAATTGAGTTAATCAAATCTGTCAGGAAGAGTGGGACGCCCACGCAAGAACTCTGCAACGGCCATCGCCCGCCTGCCCGCAGGTTTCACTTCATTTAACGAGAGCGGAGTATCCGCTGTTCCAACAAAAATAGAGTCTTGATTTTGTTTGACTTGACCAGGTTGCAAAGTGAGTGTCGAGGTACTTGTTCCGGCCTTTAGAATCTTGATGGAGAACTCTCCGGACTTCGCGACTGCACCGGGTGTGGGGCTGAACGCACGGACTCTGTTCAGTATCTCTGCAGACGGCTTGCTGAAGTCCAAAACGTAATCTGCGGGTTTCAATTTGCCGGCTTTTGTAACCTGTGATTCGTCTTGTTCTATCGGGTGGATTTTCTCGCCCGCCTCCAGGCGGTACAATGTCTCAACAATCATTGCGGCGCCTACATCGGAGAGACGGTCATGCAGCGCACCGAAGTCCTCGTCCGGCAAGATCGGCAAGCGAGTTTGGGCGAGCATACCCCCGCCGTCGATCTCTTCAGTCAATCGAATAATCGTAACACCAGTTTCCGTTTCACCTCGCAGAAGCGTCCACTGAATCGGTGCCGGGCCGCGGCATTTCGGAAGCAGGCTCGGATGAACGTTAAGCGCGCCCCATTTCGGCATGGCAAACAACTCTCGCGGGAGAATTCTGAATGCCACGACAACCAACACGTCTGCTCGCAGCGCAGCAAGCTCGCTTAAGAACTCCGGGTCATCCAAGCGTTCGGGGGACATAACAGTAAGACGATTGTCCACTGCAAATGCCTTTACGGGCATTGGCGCGAGTTTGCGGCCCCGCCCTTGAGGCTGATCCGGACTCGTGACCACGGCTACCACCTCATGCGGGCTTTCCAGCAATGCTCTGAGAGTGGGTAAGGCAAAGTCGGGATTGCCGCAAAAGACAACTCTCAAGTACTTAGGACTCCTGCTGTTCTCTTTCGAGTCGCTTGAGCTTCCCGTTTAGAAGCGCACGCCGGACAGGGGAGAGGTGATCAATAAACAGAATGCCGTTCAAGTGATCGATCTCGTGTTGCAGCACGCGAGCGAGCATTCCTGAGGCCTTAATAGTCTTCCGCTCTCCATTCAGAGTGTGATACTCCACGGTGATTGCTTCCGGCCGCACGACGTGATCGCGCACATCCGGAATCG
This region of Calditrichota bacterium genomic DNA includes:
- a CDS encoding methionyl-tRNA formyltransferase, whose product is MRVVFCGNPDFALPTLRALLESPHEVVAVVTSPDQPQGRGRKLAPMPVKAFAVDNRLTVMSPERLDDPEFLSELAALRADVLVVVAFRILPRELFAMPKWGALNVHPSLLPKCRGPAPIQWTLLRGETETGVTIIRLTEEIDGGGMLAQTRLPILPDEDFGALHDRLSDVGAAMIVETLYRLEAGEKIHPIEQDESQVTKAGKLKPADYVLDFSKPSAEILNRVRAFSPTPGAVAKSGEFSIKILKAGTSTSTLTLQPGQVKQNQDSIFVGTADTPLSLNEVKPAGRRAMAVAEFLRGRPTLPDRFD
- a CDS encoding zinc metallopeptidase, with translation MFPFFFDWTMVLILPALGLAMWAQHKVRGTYQQFSEVRSRLGMTGQQVARRILDQNGLQDVEVEPIAGQLTDHYHPNDRKVRLSEGIYGSTSLSALAVAAHEVGHALQHKVGYAPMSLRASLVPAANIGSMAAMPLFFIGLLVPSISWLMDLGILFFAGAVIFHLITLPVEFDASRRAIAILGNGTFLAPDEVQGAKKVLNAAAWTYVAAATMSLLQMLRLIILRGSRD